A window from Triticum aestivum cultivar Chinese Spring chromosome 6D, IWGSC CS RefSeq v2.1, whole genome shotgun sequence encodes these proteins:
- the LOC123143397 gene encoding F-box/LRR-repeat protein At3g26922 encodes MAPRKKLKSAPPVTESTTVHDLPDSLLQHVLSFLPAQAAVRTCVLARRWRHLWRSTTGLRIVGLDDEENAQVQDLRKFVEHLLMLRERTDLESVEMKFHSCSDDEKPYVNLWIRFSVICKVRVLTLHILEADYLPLDDLPLVSRHLKTLDLCGLLLQKTFLDFASCPALENLKMNDCKINGWKISSLSLKHFSITTCFSDLDCRLNISTPGLVSLKLDGFSGKTPFLENMPLLQTACVNLGIGCEDVCLNYNYGIFCGANKNGCGNCLSKNDGRSDCVLLGGISSAKHLELISKLGKFIFTRDLNCRPTFSKLNTLLLNEYWCEAPDLGPLACILQNSPVLEKLTLQLFSKGPDHKVEMKGSYIPMEGPSAISEHLNMVEIKCNVVDEKILKVLKLLSAFNIRFGFL; translated from the exons ATGGCTCCTAGGAAGAAGCTCAAGAGTGCGCCGCCGGTGACGGAGAGCACCACCGTCCACGACCTCCCCGACAGTCTCCTGCAGCACGTGCTCTCCTTCCTCCCAGCGCAGGCGGCTGTTCGGACGTGCGTGCTCGCCCGGCGCTGGCGCCACCTTTGGAGGTCCACCACAGGCCTGCGCATCGTAGGCCTCGACGATGAGGAGAATGCCCAAGTCCAAGACCTCCGGAAGTTCGTGGAACATCTGCTCATGCTGCGCGAGCGCACCGACCTTGAAAGTGTTGAGATGAAATTCCACAGTTGCTCCGATGACGAAAAGCCCTATGTGAATCTGTGGATCCGTTTCTCTGTGATTTGCAAAGTTCGGGTGCTCACCCTTCATATCCTTGAGGCTGATTACCTCCCCCTAGACGACCTGCCTCTTGTGTCTCGGCACCTGAAAACATTGGACCTTTGTGGTCTACTCCTACAAAAGACCTTTCTTGATTTTGCTAGTTGTCCAGCATTGGAGAATCTGAAGATGAATGATTGCAAAATCAATGGTTGGAAGATATCGTCCCTTTCCCTAAAGCATTTCAGCATCACTACTTGCTTCTCTGACCTAGATTGCCGGCTCAACATTTCTACTCCAGGCCTTGTCTCTTTGAAACTAGATGGCTTTTCGGGTAAAACCCCTTTTCTTGAAAACATGCCGTTGCTACAGACAGCATGCGTGAATCTTGGCATAGGCTGCGAAGATGTCTGTTTGAATTATAACTATGGTATCTTCTGTGGAGCTAATAAGAATGGATGTGGGAATTGTCTATCAAAAAACGATGGCCGCAGCGATTGCGTGCTTCTAGGTGGGATCTCAAGTGCTAAACATCTTGAACTGATATCTAAATTGGGAAAG TTCATTTTCACAAGAGATTTGAATTGCCGCCCTACATTTAGTAAGTTAAACACTTTATTACTCAATGAGTACTGGTGCGAGGCTCCTGACCTGGGTCCACTAGCTTGCATTCTGCAAAATTCACCAGTTCTAGAGAAGCTCACTCTTCAACTTTTCTCCAAG GGACCAGATCATAAAGTGGAAATGAAAGGAAGCTACATTCCGATGGAGGGTCCGTCTGCAATATCAGAGCACCTTAACATGGTTGAAATCAAGTGTAATGTGGTCGACGAGAAGATTCTCAAAGTCTTGAAGCTCTTGTCTGCATTTAACATAC GATTCGGTTTCTTGTAA